From Longimicrobium sp.:
TTCCGCGCGCAGCCGGTCACCGGCGACTGAAGTCGCAGCAACAACTACGGGAAGCCTCGCAAACTGCGCGAGGCTGATCCGCTCACTCCGCGGCCCCGGTGCTCACGACCAATCTCCTTTCATCCTCCGTGGTCGCGCGTAGCGCGGTGTTCGACTCAGGATGACGTCGGGCGGGTGCGACGCGGAATGATTTCCGGATCCGGATCACGCAGCGGCCGCAGAGAAATCACCGCGAGCGCGGTTTTCGTCTGCGGCCTCCAGTCCCTCCGAGTGAGATTCCTGCAGTTCAGCTCAGCGGCCGAACCAGTAGCTGAACTTCACCACGAACACGTTGTCGGGCGGGGCGTTGAACACGCCCGGGGCGTCGCGGCCGAAGCGGAAGTCGCCGAACGACTCCACCCCGCTGCGCTGCTGCTGCCACACGAAGAAGAGCGTGGATCCCGGCCGGTACTCCCAGCGCAGCACCGCGTTGCCGCGCAGGCTGCGGAAGTTGAAGTCCGGGTTGGGCAGGGTGAAGTTGGCCGTGGCCGGGTTGCGGTCCGGGTCCAGCGTGTAGCCGATGGTCGCGCCGTCGTCCACGATGGGCGAGATCTGCCGGTCGTCGTACACCGTCTTGCGGATGGAGCGCGGCGCCGCGAACTCCTTGAAGCGGCTGAAGCTCCCGCTCGCGACGAGCGGCTGCGCGAACACCTCCAGCGTGAGCGTGGGGCTGAACGTCCAGTTGAGGCGCGTGTTCATGGACAGCTGGTGCTGCTCCAGGTCCGAGAACACGATGCGCTCGCCGAAGAAGTTCGTGACCGTGGGGTCCTCCAGGCGGGTGATGAACTGCGTGCGCACCTGGTTCATGCTGTACGCGGGCCCCACCGAGAGCTGCACGTTGGACGCGGGCTTCACCCGCATGCTCAGGTTGGCCGACCAGGCGTGCGTGCCGTCGGTGCTGGTGCTGTAGTACGGGTTGGTGCTGAACACCACCGCCTTGCGGCTGTCGGTGCTCACGTTCAGGTACCCGGTGAGGTCCGACGGCGTGCGCACCACCGGGCCGCCGCGCGTGAGCCGGTCGTCGCTCAGCGCGCTGTTCCAGATGACGAAGCCGTTCACGTTCCAGTAGTTGGGGAACTGGCCGCCCAGGTAGGCGTGCAGGTCGCGCCCGGTCAGGTCGCCGTCGAAGTTCACCTGCTGCTGCGAGCCCGCGATGGCCACCAGGCTGCGGTAGTGGCGCGTGGGCTTGTTCCACACCCGCAGCAGGTTGGCGTTCATCCACACATAGTCGGCGCGCGGCAGGAAGCCCAGGTCGTTCACCTCGAAGCCGGGGCTGCGGTAGTCCACCGCCGTCTCGAACTGCCAGGGGCCCGCGTCCTTGGCCAGCCGCGTGTATCCCCCGAAGCCGCGCAGCGAGGTGGCGCCCGGCTCGAAGCGGTCGCTGAACAAGCCGTTGCTTCCCTGCCCCCGGTCCGGGCGCTGGAAGTAGCGCGCCGACGAGCGCTGCAGCCGCAGCACCGACGCGCTGTCGCCGCCCGCCTCGCTGACCACGAAGTTGCCGATCAGCGACCAGGCGCGGTTGTTCCAGTACCAGTTCCAGTCGGCGCCCAGCGCCTCGGCGCGCTGCGGGATCAGGTCGCGCAGCGCGTCGCTGTCGAAGCCGCGGTACACGCTGGTGCCGATGGCGCCCACCGTCAGGTTGCCGCCGCGCAGGTTCCGCTTCACCCGCCCCACGAAGTAGTTGGTGGGCGGCTCCACCTGCTCGGTGAACTGGTCGCCGTCCGAGTCCTGCGCCAGCGCCCGC
This genomic window contains:
- a CDS encoding DUF5916 domain-containing protein; the encoded protein is MMRIPHFLNRAPLAALAAGALAAAPAPAQVTPASHPGQPAGHTSGGPTPQVAAVRRTDPISIDGKLDEPVWTSAPAATDFRQQDPNEGQPATQRTEVRLAYDDEALYIGARMYDSLGAAGVRTRLARRDEEPEGDFIQLIFDTYHDHTGRTVFWVNPSGARSDAGQASPSADPSWDPVYSVETRVDSAGWTAEFRIPFSQLRFPRDSVQTWGMQLWRFIERRNEMDMWSFWGKNESGGPSRFGHLAELHVPRQRRSVELLPYALARQSFVRPLQPGSPFESTHQSTWRVGGDVKALLTSTLTLDATINPDFGQVEVDPAVVNLSQYETFFDEKRPFFVEGSGLFGFGDFNCHFCSNISSMSPFYSRRIGRSPQGFVSQPAVFTHSPESSTILGAAKVSGRLGNGLQVGVLDAVTRSERALAQDSDGDQFTEQVEPPTNYFVGRVKRNLRGGNLTVGAIGTSVYRGFDSDALRDLIPQRAEALGADWNWYWNNRAWSLIGNFVVSEAGGDSASVLRLQRSSARYFQRPDRGQGSNGLFSDRFEPGATSLRGFGGYTRLAKDAGPWQFETAVDYRSPGFEVNDLGFLPRADYVWMNANLLRVWNKPTRHYRSLVAIAGSQQQVNFDGDLTGRDLHAYLGGQFPNYWNVNGFVIWNSALSDDRLTRGGPVVRTPSDLTGYLNVSTDSRKAVVFSTNPYYSTSTDGTHAWSANLSMRVKPASNVQLSVGPAYSMNQVRTQFITRLEDPTVTNFFGERIVFSDLEQHQLSMNTRLNWTFSPTLTLEVFAQPLVASGSFSRFKEFAAPRSIRKTVYDDRQISPIVDDGATIGYTLDPDRNPATANFTLPNPDFNFRSLRGNAVLRWEYRPGSTLFFVWQQQRSGVESFGDFRFGRDAPGVFNAPPDNVFVVKFSYWFGR